In Candidatus Binatia bacterium, one DNA window encodes the following:
- the ettA gene encoding energy-dependent translational throttle protein EttA: MANFIYTLRELRKVYPPDRVVIDNISLSFYYGAKIGVLGLNGAGKSTLLRIMAGLDTDYSGEARLSEGYTVGYLPQEPQLDPTKTVREVVEEGVAATRALLTRFEEISNAFSEPMSDEAMEKLLAEQAALQDKIDAANAWELDRTVEIAMDALRCPPADEGTQHLSGGERRRVALCRLLLQAPDLLLLDEPTNHLDAESVAWLERFLAEYKGTVVAVTHDRYFLDNVAGWILELDRGRGIPWEGNYSSWLEQKKQRLALEEKQESARQRTLQRELEWVRMSPRARQAKGKARLAAYEKLLAEGQTKRESTAEITIPPGPRLGDVVVEAKDISKAYGDRLLIDKLSFSLPPGGIVGVIGPNGAGKTTLFRMIVGEEKPDSGTLRIGETVQLAYVDQSRDALDPNKTVWEEISDGQEKILLGGKREVNSRAYCAWFNFRGADQQKKVGDLSGGERNRVHLAKLLKRGGNLLLLDEPTNDLDVDTLRALEDALLEFAGCAVVISHDRWFLDRIATHILAFEGDSHVEWFAGNYHDYEEDRRRRLGAEADRPHRIKYRPLRRDT; the protein is encoded by the coding sequence GTGGCGAACTTCATCTACACCCTGCGCGAGCTGCGCAAAGTCTACCCACCCGATCGGGTGGTGATCGACAACATCTCCCTCTCTTTCTACTACGGCGCGAAGATCGGCGTGCTCGGCCTGAACGGCGCCGGCAAGAGCACGCTGCTGCGCATCATGGCCGGCCTCGACACCGACTACTCGGGCGAGGCGCGGCTCAGCGAAGGCTACACGGTCGGCTACCTGCCCCAAGAGCCGCAGCTCGACCCGACGAAGACCGTCCGCGAGGTGGTCGAGGAGGGCGTGGCCGCGACGCGCGCGCTGCTGACGCGCTTCGAGGAGATCTCGAACGCGTTCTCGGAGCCGATGTCGGACGAGGCGATGGAGAAGCTCCTCGCCGAGCAGGCGGCGCTGCAGGACAAGATCGACGCCGCCAACGCGTGGGAGCTCGACCGCACGGTGGAGATCGCGATGGACGCGCTGCGTTGCCCGCCCGCCGACGAGGGCACGCAGCATCTTTCGGGCGGCGAGCGTCGCCGCGTGGCGCTGTGTCGCCTGCTGCTGCAGGCGCCCGACCTGCTGCTGCTCGACGAGCCGACCAACCACCTCGACGCCGAGTCCGTCGCCTGGCTCGAGCGCTTCCTCGCCGAGTACAAGGGCACGGTCGTCGCCGTCACGCACGACCGCTACTTCCTCGACAACGTCGCCGGCTGGATCCTCGAGCTCGACCGCGGCCGCGGCATCCCTTGGGAGGGCAACTACTCGTCGTGGCTCGAGCAGAAGAAGCAGCGCCTCGCGCTCGAGGAGAAGCAGGAGTCGGCGCGCCAGCGCACGCTGCAGCGCGAGCTCGAGTGGGTGCGCATGTCGCCGCGCGCCCGTCAAGCAAAGGGTAAGGCACGTCTCGCGGCCTACGAGAAGCTCCTCGCCGAGGGCCAGACCAAGCGCGAGAGCACGGCCGAGATCACGATCCCGCCCGGACCGCGGCTCGGCGACGTCGTGGTCGAGGCGAAGGACATCAGCAAGGCCTACGGCGACCGTCTGCTGATCGACAAGCTGAGCTTCAGCCTGCCGCCCGGCGGCATCGTCGGCGTGATCGGCCCGAACGGCGCCGGCAAGACGACGCTGTTCCGCATGATCGTCGGCGAGGAGAAGCCGGACTCGGGCACGCTGCGCATCGGCGAGACGGTGCAGCTCGCCTACGTCGACCAGTCGCGCGACGCGCTCGACCCGAACAAGACCGTCTGGGAGGAGATCTCCGACGGCCAGGAGAAGATCCTGCTCGGCGGCAAGCGCGAGGTGAACTCGCGCGCGTACTGCGCGTGGTTCAACTTCCGCGGCGCGGACCAGCAGAAGAAGGTCGGCGACCTGTCGGGCGGCGAGCGCAACCGCGTCCACCTCGCGAAGCTGCTCAAGCGCGGCGGCAACCTGCTGCTGCTCGACGAGCCGACCAACGACCTCGACGTCGACACGCTGCGCGCGCTCGAGGACGCGCTGCTCGAGTTCGCCGGCTGCGCGGTCGTCATCAGCCACGACCGCTGGTTCCTCGACCGCATCGCGACCCACATCCTCGCCTTCGAGGGCGACAGCCACGTCGAGTGGTTCGCAGGCAACTACCACGACTACGAAGAGGACCGCCGCCGCAGGCTCGGCGCCGAGGCGGACCGTCCGCACCGCATCAAGTACCGTCCGCTGCGCCGCGACACCTGA
- a CDS encoding NAD(P)/FAD-dependent oxidoreductase: MTAAAAAWDAIVVGGGPGGSTAAWRLASGGARVLLVDAAKFPRVKLCAGWVTPKVWRALELDPNTYPLTIQPFSQATLDVDGEVLETTWPRVVSYGIVRREFDEYLLRRAEKAGAEVREGVRVTGAHREGDDVVLETTAGPLRAPFVIGAGGHNCPVSRALGEIDEREAVVVTRESETRVGASLLRELTRRHGTPELFAEPDFRGYAWYFTKGDFLNVGIGCLGDGRDLHRRANAFLDRLRADGRLPAGLELEPFRGHAYAIRIDHPRRVAGEGYLLVGDAAGLARGVSGEGIGPAVESGRMAADAILSANGTRSREVVAQRHIDAINARFGTGRPGAAERLLSSLPHRVTEAIARLVCRTPYLRRRLLFEGAFGMG; encoded by the coding sequence ATGACGGCCGCCGCAGCCGCCTGGGACGCGATCGTGGTCGGCGGTGGGCCGGGTGGCTCGACCGCGGCCTGGCGCCTCGCGAGCGGCGGCGCGCGCGTCCTGCTGGTCGACGCGGCGAAGTTCCCGCGCGTCAAGCTGTGCGCCGGCTGGGTGACGCCGAAGGTGTGGCGCGCGCTCGAGCTCGATCCGAACACGTACCCGCTCACCATCCAGCCGTTCTCGCAGGCGACGCTCGACGTCGACGGCGAGGTGCTGGAGACGACCTGGCCGCGCGTCGTCAGCTACGGCATCGTGCGGCGCGAGTTCGACGAGTACCTGCTGCGTCGCGCGGAGAAGGCCGGCGCGGAGGTGCGCGAGGGCGTCCGCGTGACCGGCGCGCACCGCGAAGGCGACGACGTCGTCCTCGAGACCACGGCGGGCCCGCTGCGCGCGCCGTTCGTGATCGGCGCGGGCGGCCACAACTGTCCGGTGTCGCGCGCGCTCGGCGAGATCGACGAGCGCGAGGCGGTGGTGGTGACGCGCGAGAGCGAGACGCGCGTCGGCGCGTCGCTGCTGCGCGAGCTCACGCGCCGCCACGGCACGCCGGAGCTCTTCGCCGAGCCCGACTTCCGCGGCTACGCCTGGTACTTCACCAAGGGCGACTTCCTGAACGTCGGCATCGGCTGCCTCGGCGACGGACGCGACCTGCACCGGCGCGCGAACGCGTTCCTCGACCGCTTGCGCGCCGACGGCCGCTTGCCGGCCGGGCTCGAGCTCGAGCCGTTTCGCGGGCACGCGTACGCGATCCGCATCGATCACCCGCGACGCGTCGCGGGGGAAGGCTATCTGCTCGTCGGCGACGCGGCCGGGCTCGCGCGCGGCGTCAGCGGCGAGGGAATCGGTCCGGCGGTGGAGAGCGGCCGCATGGCTGCCGACGCGATCCTCTCCGCCAACGGCACGCGCTCGCGCGAGGTCGTCGCGCAGCGCCACATCGACGCGATCAACGCGCGCTTCGGCACGGGACGTCCGGGAGCCGCCGAGCGGCTGCTCTCGTCCCTGCCCCACCGCGTCACCGAGGCGATCGCCCGTCTCGTCTGTCGCACACCGTATCTACGCCGCCGGCTGCTCTTCGAGGGCGCTTTCGGCATGGGCTGA
- a CDS encoding class I SAM-dependent methyltransferase: MPGTHVSELAPRGQTNGQRVVPCVACGGTQVRVLLTPDDLRAEQAWLERFHAARVDRPAHEAKDLASFTQNDATNVVACVACGTLLRDPQPTCELLGERYSDDEYGRETLEALARNQDRFFAAALERLADALGELDAGARVLEVGSFVGGFLRAAARRGWRTTGIDVGEETTRFMREDGLDVLAGDLLELSLPEGAFDAVFVWNTFDQLCNPTDVLRRVHALLRPGGLVVLRVPNGRFETACLELRARNRGTRREERILAAQAYENFVTFPYLAGYTPESLCGLLAAHGLGCVAVRGGTILDLADESTKSFAVAEEARSKRGVLRACRAAQGATGLSFHPWIDVVARRGRGRAA, encoded by the coding sequence GTGCCGGGAACGCACGTCAGCGAGCTCGCCCCGCGCGGGCAGACGAACGGGCAGCGCGTCGTCCCCTGCGTCGCCTGCGGCGGGACGCAGGTGCGCGTTCTGCTGACGCCCGACGATCTGCGCGCCGAGCAAGCGTGGCTCGAGCGCTTCCACGCTGCGCGCGTCGACCGCCCGGCGCACGAGGCGAAGGACCTCGCGAGCTTCACGCAGAACGACGCGACCAACGTCGTCGCGTGCGTCGCCTGCGGCACGCTGCTGCGCGATCCGCAGCCGACCTGCGAGCTCCTCGGCGAGCGCTACTCCGACGACGAGTACGGACGCGAGACGCTCGAGGCGCTCGCCCGCAACCAGGACCGCTTCTTCGCAGCCGCGCTCGAGCGGCTCGCCGACGCGCTGGGCGAGCTCGACGCCGGTGCACGCGTCCTCGAGGTCGGAAGCTTCGTCGGCGGCTTCCTGCGCGCCGCCGCACGGCGCGGCTGGCGCACGACCGGGATCGACGTCGGCGAGGAGACGACGCGCTTCATGCGCGAGGATGGGCTCGACGTCCTCGCCGGCGATCTGCTCGAGCTGTCGCTGCCCGAGGGCGCCTTCGATGCGGTCTTCGTCTGGAACACCTTCGACCAGCTCTGCAATCCGACCGACGTCCTGCGTCGCGTGCACGCGCTGCTGCGTCCCGGCGGGCTCGTCGTGCTGCGCGTGCCGAACGGACGCTTCGAGACCGCGTGCCTCGAGCTGCGCGCGCGCAACCGCGGAACGCGGCGCGAGGAGCGAATCCTCGCCGCGCAGGCGTACGAGAACTTCGTCACCTTTCCGTACCTCGCGGGCTACACGCCGGAGTCGCTGTGCGGCTTGCTCGCGGCGCACGGTCTCGGCTGCGTCGCCGTGCGCGGCGGCACGATCCTCGACCTCGCCGACGAGAGCACGAAGTCGTTCGCCGTGGCGGAGGAGGCGCGCTCGAAGCGCGGCGTGCTGCGCGCCTGCCGCGCCGCGCAGGGCGCGACCGGGCTCTCGTTCCACCCGTGGATCGACGTCGTCGCGCGCCGCGGCCGGGGACGCGCGGCGTGA